A single genomic interval of Streptomyces graminofaciens harbors:
- a CDS encoding helix-turn-helix domain-containing protein, producing the protein MRQQRLGAELRKLRERAGLTAREAAKAAGIAESKISMTEAGRVGVSAERLRHLASQYACDDPALVDALVAMATERGRGWWEEYRGRVPSGYLDLAELEHHAAHLTNFECVHIPGLLQTEGQVRAIFGASVPKLSEEEIETRVEFRLRRRQALGGMRYLALIHEAALRIRVADRKVARDQLSWLLEREVAVRVVPFDVDGFAGVADPVVYAGGPVRELDTVMVDSQHGSAFLDAEAQLARYREVLRKVESAALGVVESRELIHGLVREW; encoded by the coding sequence GTGCGCCAGCAACGCCTGGGTGCGGAACTGCGCAAGCTCCGGGAGAGGGCCGGGCTGACCGCCAGGGAAGCGGCCAAGGCGGCGGGCATCGCGGAGAGCAAGATCTCCATGACTGAGGCCGGCCGGGTCGGGGTGAGCGCGGAACGGCTGCGGCACCTGGCCAGTCAATACGCGTGCGACGATCCCGCGCTCGTCGACGCTCTGGTGGCCATGGCGACCGAGCGCGGGCGGGGCTGGTGGGAGGAGTACCGGGGGCGGGTGCCGTCGGGATACCTCGATCTGGCCGAGCTGGAGCACCATGCCGCGCACTTGACCAACTTCGAGTGCGTGCACATCCCGGGGCTGCTCCAGACCGAGGGGCAGGTGCGCGCGATCTTCGGGGCTTCGGTGCCGAAGCTGTCCGAGGAGGAGATCGAGACGCGGGTGGAGTTCAGGCTGCGCCGTCGGCAGGCTCTCGGGGGGATGCGGTACCTGGCGTTGATCCACGAAGCCGCGCTGCGGATCCGGGTGGCGGACCGCAAGGTGGCGCGGGATCAGTTGTCGTGGCTTCTGGAACGCGAAGTCGCCGTGCGTGTCGTGCCGTTCGACGTGGACGGCTTCGCCGGCGTCGCCGATCCGGTGGTGTACGCGGGCGGACCCGTTCGGGAGTTGGACACCGTCATGGTGGACAGCCAGCACGGCAGTGCTTTCCTGGACGCGGAGGCGCAACTCGCGCGCTATCGGGAGGTTCTCCGCAAGGTGGAGTCGGCCGCGTTGGGGGTCGTAGAGTCCCGGGAGCTGATTCACGGACTCGTACGCGAATGGTGA
- a CDS encoding nuclear transport factor 2 family protein has protein sequence MAEHPHAALVRKGYELFTRGDMDNLRTLFAGDCTHHVPGDHLLSGDYKGQDAMIDLYQRLFSETNGTFSVELQNVCVDGRGHAVSVHRYTAERGGKQIEQNGCLIFRIVGDKVTDIDECQEDLEKESEFWA, from the coding sequence ATGGCTGAACATCCCCACGCCGCTCTCGTCCGCAAGGGCTACGAGCTCTTCACCCGCGGCGACATGGACAACCTGCGCACCCTCTTCGCGGGCGACTGCACACACCACGTACCCGGCGACCATCTGCTGTCCGGCGACTACAAGGGCCAGGACGCGATGATCGACCTGTACCAGCGGCTCTTCTCGGAGACGAACGGCACGTTCAGCGTCGAGCTGCAGAACGTGTGCGTCGACGGCCGCGGCCACGCCGTGTCCGTGCACCGCTACACGGCCGAGCGAGGCGGCAAGCAGATCGAGCAGAACGGCTGCCTGATCTTCCGGATCGTCGGGGACAAGGTCACCGACATCGACGAGTGCCAGGAGGACCTGGAGAAGGAGAGCGAGTTCTGGGCGTAA
- a CDS encoding ATP-binding protein, which translates to MRNRPDWEYTLHIPHDPRAVGICRRALRDILTTHGLPALLDPAELLASELLGNAIRHTAGPASLKIRQSGPSFRLGAWDSDPTPPTINPHPDPTESGRGLHLIDAYADDWGWFAVNGSYGKYVWCELGTTSKPD; encoded by the coding sequence ATGCGGAACCGGCCCGACTGGGAGTACACCCTCCACATCCCCCACGACCCCCGAGCCGTAGGCATCTGCCGCCGAGCCCTCCGCGACATCCTCACCACCCACGGCCTCCCCGCCCTCCTCGACCCGGCGGAGCTACTGGCCTCCGAACTCCTCGGCAACGCCATCCGCCACACAGCCGGCCCGGCGTCCCTGAAGATCAGACAGTCCGGCCCCTCCTTCCGCCTCGGCGCCTGGGACTCCGACCCGACACCCCCGACGATCAACCCCCACCCCGACCCGACCGAATCCGGCCGAGGCCTGCACCTGATCGACGCGTACGCGGACGACTGGGGGTGGTTCGCGGTCAACGGCTCGTACGGGAAGTACGTCTGGTGCGAACTGGGTACGACGTCGAAGCCCGACTGA
- a CDS encoding DUF397 domain-containing protein, giving the protein MADGITWQKSSFSSGGEAANCLEVAAPEAGRALLRESDDPATVIAPTPTGLAALIRHLSR; this is encoded by the coding sequence ATGGCGGACGGCATAACGTGGCAGAAGTCCTCGTTCTCCAGCGGCGGTGAGGCGGCCAACTGCCTCGAAGTCGCCGCCCCGGAAGCAGGCCGTGCGCTCCTCCGCGAAAGCGATGACCCGGCCACGGTCATAGCCCCCACCCCCACCGGCCTCGCCGCCCTCATACGCCATCTGAGCCGCTGA
- a CDS encoding FG-GAP repeat protein, whose protein sequence is MHRRTIRTYALAATVVAATTAGLALAPTATAAGPQPTPVTSDFNADGYADLAVGVPDAAVGGKAKAGYVHVLWGGPKGIGAHGGIRVSQATPEIPGTPEAGDRFGAAVALADTNGDGVAELLVGAPGEDVNGHTDAGVVVAVGGSKSATKGRPGPGSNVLTGPSASAAYGLSVAAADLTGDGGRDIVIGGRDKVVLIAVVDGGEDVVVTTVVDTPMGGRAPLLATGDFTADGTDDLAIAYHTVNAPYTQSHVRLWAWDPADRTMANTWNSDNGAASALATGDFDGDGLDDLALGECREIADENIDDPCGPEEYAKGGGIHVLYGAKSSFGSRSQTLNQDTVGVYGRAEDGDRFGASLAVLDWNRDGRDDLIAGAPGEAIGTRKAAGAATLLLSSKTGLVDPFGEATSVAYNQDTPRVPGVAETGDAFGTAVATGDYDGDGIPDATVGAPGENAKSGGVWLFPKLSSATSYALTPAKLGLPSPSTALSYGKTLASH, encoded by the coding sequence GTGCACAGACGGACCATACGGACGTACGCCCTCGCCGCCACCGTGGTCGCGGCCACCACTGCCGGGCTGGCCCTCGCGCCCACCGCGACCGCCGCCGGTCCCCAACCCACCCCCGTCACCAGCGACTTCAACGCGGACGGGTACGCGGACCTGGCCGTCGGCGTCCCCGACGCCGCCGTCGGCGGCAAGGCGAAGGCCGGTTACGTGCACGTCCTGTGGGGCGGCCCCAAGGGCATCGGCGCCCACGGCGGCATCCGGGTCAGCCAGGCCACCCCCGAGATCCCCGGCACCCCGGAGGCGGGCGACCGTTTCGGCGCCGCCGTGGCCCTCGCCGACACGAACGGCGACGGTGTGGCGGAGCTGCTCGTCGGCGCCCCCGGCGAGGACGTGAACGGCCACACGGACGCGGGCGTGGTCGTCGCGGTGGGCGGCTCGAAGAGCGCCACGAAGGGCCGGCCCGGCCCGGGCTCGAACGTCCTCACCGGCCCGTCCGCCTCCGCCGCGTACGGCCTGTCGGTCGCCGCGGCGGACCTGACCGGCGACGGCGGCCGGGACATCGTGATCGGCGGCCGGGATAAGGTCGTCCTCATCGCAGTCGTCGACGGCGGAGAGGACGTCGTCGTCACCACGGTCGTCGACACCCCCATGGGCGGCCGCGCCCCGCTCCTCGCCACCGGCGACTTCACCGCCGACGGCACGGACGACCTGGCGATCGCGTACCACACGGTGAACGCCCCCTACACCCAGTCGCACGTGCGGCTGTGGGCCTGGGACCCGGCCGACCGGACCATGGCCAACACCTGGAACTCGGACAACGGCGCCGCCTCCGCCCTCGCCACCGGCGACTTCGACGGCGACGGCCTGGACGACCTGGCCCTCGGCGAGTGCCGCGAGATCGCCGACGAGAACATCGACGACCCGTGCGGCCCGGAGGAGTACGCGAAGGGCGGCGGCATCCACGTCCTGTACGGCGCCAAGAGCTCCTTCGGCTCTCGCTCCCAGACCCTCAACCAGGACACGGTCGGCGTGTACGGCCGCGCCGAGGACGGCGACCGCTTCGGCGCCTCGCTGGCCGTACTGGACTGGAACCGCGACGGCCGCGACGACCTGATCGCGGGCGCCCCCGGCGAGGCCATCGGCACCCGCAAGGCCGCGGGCGCCGCCACCCTGCTGCTGAGCAGCAAGACCGGGCTCGTCGACCCCTTCGGCGAGGCCACGAGCGTCGCGTACAACCAGGACACCCCGCGCGTCCCCGGCGTCGCGGAGACCGGCGACGCCTTCGGCACGGCCGTGGCGACGGGCGACTACGACGGCGACGGCATCCCCGACGCGACGGTCGGCGCCCCCGGCGAGAACGCGAAGTCGGGCGGGGTCTGGCTCTTCCCGAAGCTCTCCTCGGCCACGTCCTACGCCCTCACCCCCGCGAAGCTCGGCCTCCCGTCCCCGTCAACGGCCTTGTCGTACGGCAAAACCCTGGCGAGCCACTGA